The nucleotide window TTCCGCTCGCCGGCGACCGACTGCCAGCTCGACTCCAGATGGCCGAGCCGCTCGAGCCGGTGCAGCAACGGGTACAGCAGTCCTTCGGTCCACTCCAGCTCACCCCCGGACAACTCGTTGATCCGCCGCAGGATGGCGTAGCCGTAGCTCTCGCCCTCGGCCAGGATGCCGAGCACCATCGGTGTCGCCGAGGCGGCGACCAGATCCTTGGTGACCTTCACGAAACCTCCTGCCCCTAAACCTAGAAGTACGATGCATAGTACTGCTAGGCATAGCTCCGGGCGCAACGCCCGGACGAGAGGTCGACCAAATCGCCGTTACGGGCTGCTGTGGTGCCGCAAACGGCCGCGGTCCGGGTTAGCCTTGGCGCATATGGCTACCTTTCGCAGCGCCTCAGTGCTCCTTTCCTCGGACGGCACCAGGACCCCCGGCACCGCCGCCCTCTTCGCCGAGCCAGCCCGCAGGGGTGGGACTCCCCCGTGGGCGGGCGACTTCCGGCCCGCCAACAGCGCCGGCAACGGCCCCAAGAACGCGGTCGGAAAGACCTTCACCCTGGAGCTGCCCGACGGCAGCACCGGCAAGGTCGTCGTCCAGGGCCTCAAGAGCGGCAAGGGCGGCGTCGTACTGGCGCTGATGGGCGAGGACGCCCCGCCCTTCTGACCAGTCGCACGACTCTCGTCGCCCGGGTGCCCGGGGATGACCCTTCCCGGGTCAGCCCAGGGCACCTGGCCAACCACGTCAGTCGAGCGTGACCACCCAGCGAGCGCCCTCGCCCCGGGCGATCCGGTCGAACGCCGCGGGTGCCTCGTCCAGCGGAATCGTGCCGCTGACCAGCACCCGTAGATCCAGTGCGCCGTCGGCCAACTCGGCGGCCAGCACCGGCACCTCCCGGTCCGGGTCGGACGAGCCGTACACCGAGGAGCGCAGCGTGCGCGCGGAGTGGAAGATGTCCAGCGCGCCGAGGCTGACCATGTCGTCCTTCGCGCCCATGCCGACCACTGTCA belongs to Micromonospora ureilytica and includes:
- a CDS encoding PadR family transcriptional regulator, translated to MKVTKDLVAASATPMVLGILAEGESYGYAILRRINELSGGELEWTEGLLYPLLHRLERLGHLESSWQSVAGERKRKYYRVTDRGLAELAEQRRQWDTVVGALRELWHDRTPLAVNGLGGLA